From the Bacteroidia bacterium genome, one window contains:
- the rplX gene encoding 50S ribosomal protein L24, with protein sequence MSKLKLKKGDIVKVTTGNAKNSQGKILEINTEKLTAIVEGVNMVSKHTKPNAKHPQGGIVKQEAPVHVSNLKLVDPKTGEVTRVGRKEVDGKIVRYAKKSGEVIK encoded by the coding sequence ATGTCAAAGCTTAAATTGAAAAAAGGCGATATCGTGAAAGTTACCACTGGTAACGCCAAAAATTCTCAAGGTAAAATTCTTGAGATTAATACAGAGAAGCTTACTGCTATAGTTGAAGGTGTAAATATGGTTTCTAAACATACGAAACCTAATGCTAAACACCCTCAAGGTGGTATTGTTAAACAAGAAGCTCCTGTTCATGTTTCTAATCTTAAACTTGTAGATCCAAAAACCGGTGAAGTTACTAGGGTTGGAAGAAAAGAAGTTGACGGGAAAATTGTTCGTTATGCAAAAAAATCAGGGGAGGTAATTAAGTAA
- the rplE gene encoding 50S ribosomal protein L5 produces MYTPRYKTKYKEEVVPALKAKFNYSSVMQVPKLEKIVINQGVGIAVSDKKLIDNAVKEMTTITGQKAVATLSKKDISNFKVRKGVAIGVKVTLRGERMYEFLDRLISVALPRIRDFRGVSAKGFDGRGNYTLGITEQIIFPEIDIDKVNKIMGMDITFVTSSNEDEQARELLKEFGIPFKK; encoded by the coding sequence ATGTATACACCACGTTATAAAACCAAGTATAAAGAGGAAGTTGTTCCTGCGCTAAAAGCGAAATTCAACTACTCATCTGTAATGCAGGTTCCTAAACTTGAGAAAATCGTTATTAATCAAGGTGTCGGAATCGCAGTATCTGATAAAAAACTTATCGATAATGCAGTTAAAGAAATGACCACTATCACTGGTCAAAAAGCAGTAGCAACGTTATCCAAAAAGGATATCTCTAACTTTAAAGTTAGAAAAGGTGTTGCTATCGGTGTTAAAGTAACCCTCCGTGGCGAAAGAATGTATGAATTCCTTGATCGCTTGATTTCTGTAGCTCTTCCAAGGATTCGTGATTTCCGTGGCGTTAGTGCTAAAGGATTTGATGGTCGCGGTAATTATACCTTAGGTATTACCGAACAAATCATTTTCCCAGAGATAGATATCGATAAAGTAAATAAGATCATGGGTATGGATATTACTTTTGTAACTTCTTCGAATGAAGATGAGCAAGCCCGTGAACTTCTAAAAGAATT
- the rplN gene encoding 50S ribosomal protein L14: MLQQESRLTVADNSGAKEVLIIRVLGGTKRRYASVGDKIVVTVKHALPSGNVKKGSVSKAIVVRTKKEVRRKDGSYIRFDDNACVLINQAEEMRGTRIFGPVARELREKQFMKIISLAPEVL; encoded by the coding sequence ATGTTACAACAGGAATCAAGATTAACAGTTGCCGATAATAGCGGTGCAAAGGAAGTTCTTATTATCCGTGTACTCGGTGGAACCAAAAGACGGTATGCATCCGTAGGTGACAAAATTGTTGTTACCGTAAAGCATGCTCTACCTTCCGGAAACGTAAAAAAAGGTAGTGTTTCTAAAGCTATTGTAGTTCGTACCAAAAAAGAAGTTCGTCGGAAAGATGGATCTTATATCCGTTTCGATGACAATGCTTGTGTACTGATCAATCAGGCAGAAGAAATGCGTGGGACACGTATTTTCGGTCCTGTAGCCCGTGAATTAAGGGAGAAACAATTTATGAAAATCATTTCATTGGCTCCTGAAGTTCTATAA